Proteins from a single region of Hordeum vulgare subsp. vulgare chromosome 6H, MorexV3_pseudomolecules_assembly, whole genome shotgun sequence:
- the LOC123405352 gene encoding uncharacterized protein LOC123405352, whose protein sequence is MSLTCGLPLLECVYCLGCAWWVSKRCVHTGTGYHDGATWGHVAAADFAPIRRMCRLVMANYETDLAAPLLDPSNIVRCRTYAATGGFNLGRESDYALLLDNRLGKRRFNDGYVHNSLLRAAGWVLDKECDLLRDLLGRYPNYTGHSLGAVIRNWLQKSSELVTCLSSEFILFSVATAVKQHTYSAFEF, encoded by the coding sequence ATGTCGCTCACGTGTGGGCTGCCGCTGCTGGAGTGCGTCTACTGCCTAGGGTGCGCGTGGTGGGTGTCGAAGCGGTGCGTCCACACCGGCACCGGCTACCACGACGGCGCCACCTGGGGCCACGTCGCCGCCGCCGACTTCGCGCCCATCCGCCGGATGTGCCGCCTCGTCATGGCCAACTATGAGACCGACCTCGCCGCCCCGCTCCTCGACCCCTCCAACATCGTGCGCTGCCGCACCTACGCGGCCACCGGGGGCTTCAACCTCGGCCGCGAGTCCGACTACGCGCTGCTTCTCGACAACCGCCTaggcaagcgccgcttcaacgatGGCTACGTCCACAACAGCCTCCTACGGGCCGCCGGCTGGGTGCTCGACAAGGAGTGCGACCTGCTCCGGGACCTCCTCGGCCGGTACCCCAACTACACGGGCCACTCCCTCGGCGCTGTCATCAGAAATTGGTTGCAGAAGTCATCAGAATTGGTTACATGCCTGTCATCAGAATTTATTTTGTtcagtgttgctactgctgtcaaacAACATACCTACTCTGCTTTTGAATTCTGA